In a genomic window of Streptomyces sp. BHT-5-2:
- the mgtA gene encoding magnesium-translocating P-type ATPase yields the protein MGSVPEITAAPGPGGVPADAGAVRADAAGPADGPGAVEPAALTALPTMQLMRWLDSGPRGLTEAQAEERLARFGENTVPSWRPVSWQRRFLGALRDPFTTVLLCLGLVSAAVASWGTALVIMTLVLVSCALRSGGEHQAGRAMAALRELVATTATVQRRAGADARRGLRELPVDQLVVGDVVRLGPGDLVPADVRLLRATGLTVHQAALTGESAPVPKQALDAPADPDASEPPHMCFQGSSVATGSGTGLVVATGADTRFSAAYRGRARRRGETAFDRSVHGIAWTLIRFMLLTPPLVLMANAALRGRGLETLPFAVAVAVGLTPEMLPVIVTTALARGAAQLARTSGVIVKRLPALHDLGAIDVLCLDKTGTLTQDRPVVVRSSGPDGAPDPEVLHWAAVNAFWTIELAELPVPDALDEAVLAAADEQGTDPLEYEGVAALPFDPGVRMSTAVIRRPGRHGAHTLVVKGAVEDVLARCGRLRSGGRETALDESGRERLLRHAAEEADGGVRLLAVARGDRRPRLGDHTDADVRGLTFLGFVALGDALAPSAADALRVLTEREVAVKVLTGDHPGTAARACRDLGLAPGEVLTAGRLAGLDGPALAEAVRGATVVARCTAQDKARIVTALRAAGHTTGFLGDGVNDLPALHAADVGICPRGAVPVAREGADVVLADKDLTSIERAITTGRHASGSIATYLRITLSSNLGNVIAMLAAGLLLPFLPMLPAQVLVQNLCFDAAQFSLAHDRPARGAARRPAVLRPRVFLRFITAFGLINAAADLATFGVLAFVAHATPGTDSPTMFHAGWFTENLLTQGLVMLLLRTGRRTAEGRGLGPVPLAVTGLAVVGLLLPVSPLAPLLAMSAPPALYYLLLAVVLTLYGAALAFARARYARRESGEGVPAGAPERSAEHALVGGQDR from the coding sequence GTGGGCTCGGTGCCTGAGATCACCGCGGCGCCGGGTCCCGGAGGGGTACCCGCGGACGCCGGAGCGGTGCGCGCGGACGCGGCGGGGCCGGCGGACGGGCCCGGGGCGGTGGAGCCGGCGGCGCTGACGGCCCTGCCGACGATGCAGCTGATGCGGTGGCTGGACAGCGGTCCGCGCGGGCTGACAGAGGCGCAGGCCGAGGAGCGGCTGGCCCGCTTCGGCGAGAACACCGTGCCGTCGTGGCGTCCGGTGTCCTGGCAGCGGCGATTCCTGGGCGCCCTGCGGGACCCGTTCACGACGGTGCTGCTGTGCCTGGGACTGGTGTCGGCGGCGGTCGCGTCGTGGGGCACGGCCTTGGTGATCATGACGCTGGTGCTGGTCAGCTGTGCGCTGCGGTCCGGCGGTGAGCACCAGGCCGGGCGGGCGATGGCGGCGCTGCGGGAGCTGGTGGCGACCACCGCGACGGTGCAGCGCCGGGCCGGCGCGGACGCGCGACGGGGGCTGCGGGAGCTACCGGTCGATCAGTTGGTGGTCGGCGACGTGGTGCGGCTGGGCCCCGGGGATCTCGTCCCGGCGGATGTCCGGCTGTTGCGCGCCACCGGGCTGACGGTGCATCAGGCGGCGCTGACCGGGGAGTCCGCGCCGGTGCCCAAGCAGGCGCTGGACGCCCCCGCGGACCCGGACGCGTCCGAGCCGCCGCACATGTGCTTCCAGGGCAGCAGCGTGGCGACCGGGAGCGGCACCGGCCTGGTGGTGGCGACCGGCGCGGACACCCGGTTCTCCGCCGCGTACCGCGGACGGGCCCGACGGCGCGGCGAGACCGCCTTCGACCGGTCGGTGCACGGCATCGCCTGGACGCTGATCCGCTTCATGCTGCTGACGCCGCCGCTGGTGCTGATGGCCAATGCCGCGCTGCGCGGGCGGGGGCTGGAGACGCTGCCGTTCGCGGTGGCCGTGGCGGTCGGGCTGACGCCGGAGATGCTGCCGGTGATCGTGACCACCGCGCTGGCCCGGGGCGCCGCGCAGCTGGCCCGGACCAGCGGGGTGATCGTCAAGCGGCTGCCCGCACTGCACGACCTCGGCGCGATCGACGTGCTGTGCCTGGACAAGACCGGGACCCTGACCCAGGACCGGCCGGTCGTGGTGCGGTCCTCCGGACCGGACGGCGCGCCCGATCCGGAGGTGCTGCACTGGGCGGCGGTCAACGCCTTCTGGACGATCGAGCTGGCCGAGCTGCCGGTGCCGGACGCACTGGACGAGGCGGTGCTGGCGGCGGCGGACGAGCAGGGCACCGACCCGCTGGAGTACGAGGGGGTCGCCGCGCTGCCGTTCGACCCGGGGGTGCGGATGTCCACGGCGGTGATCCGCCGCCCGGGGCGGCACGGCGCCCACACCCTCGTCGTCAAGGGCGCGGTGGAGGACGTGCTGGCCCGGTGCGGGCGGCTGCGGTCCGGCGGGCGGGAGACCGCGCTGGACGAGTCGGGGCGGGAGCGGCTGCTGCGGCACGCCGCCGAGGAGGCGGACGGCGGGGTGCGACTGCTGGCGGTGGCCCGCGGCGACCGCCGGCCCCGGCTCGGCGACCACACCGACGCGGACGTGCGGGGCCTGACCTTCCTCGGCTTCGTGGCGCTCGGCGACGCGCTGGCGCCGTCGGCGGCGGACGCCCTGCGGGTGCTGACCGAGCGCGAGGTGGCGGTGAAGGTGCTCACCGGCGACCACCCGGGCACCGCGGCGCGGGCGTGCCGGGACCTCGGGCTGGCGCCGGGCGAGGTGCTCACCGCCGGCCGGCTCGCCGGGCTGGACGGGCCGGCGCTGGCCGAGGCGGTCCGTGGGGCGACGGTCGTGGCGCGCTGCACCGCGCAGGACAAGGCCCGGATCGTCACGGCACTGCGGGCCGCCGGGCACACCACCGGGTTCCTGGGCGACGGGGTCAACGACCTGCCGGCGCTGCACGCGGCGGACGTCGGGATCTGCCCGCGCGGCGCGGTGCCGGTGGCCCGGGAGGGCGCCGACGTGGTGCTGGCCGACAAGGACCTGACCTCGATCGAGCGGGCGATCACCACCGGCCGGCACGCCAGTGGCAGCATCGCGACCTATCTGCGGATCACGCTGTCGTCCAACCTCGGCAACGTGATCGCGATGCTGGCCGCCGGGCTGCTGCTGCCGTTCCTGCCGATGCTTCCGGCGCAGGTCCTGGTGCAGAACCTCTGCTTCGACGCGGCGCAGTTCTCGCTCGCCCACGACCGGCCGGCCCGGGGCGCGGCACGCCGGCCGGCGGTACTGCGACCGCGGGTCTTCCTGCGCTTCATCACCGCCTTCGGCCTGATCAACGCCGCGGCGGACCTGGCGACCTTCGGGGTGCTGGCGTTCGTCGCCCATGCCACGCCGGGCACGGACAGCCCGACGATGTTCCACGCCGGGTGGTTCACCGAGAACCTGCTCACCCAGGGGCTGGTGATGCTGCTGCTGCGCACGGGGCGGCGGACCGCCGAGGGGCGCGGGCTGGGGCCGGTCCCGCTGGCGGTGACCGGGCTGGCGGTGGTCGGTCTGCTGCTGCCGGTGTCGCCGCTGGCGCCGCTGCTGGCCATGTCGGCACCGCCGGCGCTGTACTACCTGCTGCTCGCGGTGGTCCTGACGCTCTACGGGGCGGCGCTGGCGTTCGCGCGGGCGCGGTACGCGCGCCGGGAGAGCGGCGAGGGCGTGCCCGCCGGAGCGCCGGAACGCTCCGCCGAACACGCCCTCGTGGGTGGTCAGGACCGCTGA
- a CDS encoding metalloregulator ArsR/SmtB family transcription factor, translating to MVRGIEGEAAAGDPSAAVLGEAAALFGLLASPPRLHIVWALAQGESDVSGLAERVGGALPAVSQHLSKLKLAGLVRSRREGRRVVYVVDDPDTVAMMQTLVVHLAARGEGVAPARLRGLGA from the coding sequence GTGGTGAGGGGCATCGAGGGGGAGGCCGCGGCGGGCGACCCGTCCGCCGCGGTGCTGGGCGAGGCGGCCGCGCTGTTCGGGCTGCTGGCCTCTCCCCCACGGCTGCACATCGTCTGGGCGCTGGCCCAGGGCGAGAGCGACGTCAGCGGACTCGCCGAACGCGTCGGCGGCGCCCTGCCCGCCGTCAGCCAGCACCTGTCCAAACTCAAGCTCGCCGGCCTGGTCCGCTCCCGCCGCGAGGGCCGCCGGGTCGTCTACGTCGTCGACGACCCGGACACCGTCGCGATGATGCAGACCCTGGTCGTCCATCTCGCCGCCCGCGGCGAGGGCGTGGCACCGGCCCGCCTGCGTGGGCTCGGTGCCTGA
- a CDS encoding PP2C family protein-serine/threonine phosphatase, with protein MSAISTGHAERARRLRAAEDAAERIGTTLDAHTTCAELARFVCGVLCDAAAVELLPQEAVDAAPGGAEADAGPDGAEVSPAALHRVAAEGRTRLLEPRGATASAPVSIPLLAHGRLHGVLRAARAGGGFSAHETATLHHAARLAAVHLAHAQRHAAARRTALDLQRALLAEPGRPHPNLELATRHLPAESGALVGGDWCETVRLHFGRTLLVMGDVMGHGLEAAVEMNAYRSGLREVAAAELPPHRVLRQLDTVVARDDRRRPATCLLAQLDPARGIASFASAGHLPPVVFGADGTARLLPVTAGPPLGTGAGGYEPVTRTLTPDDTLLMFTDGLVERRGEDIDASLARLARMRLPAGAGVAEALDEVLRHLGGRPAEDDVAVLAARIRRR; from the coding sequence ATGAGCGCGATCAGCACCGGCCACGCCGAGCGTGCGCGGCGGCTGCGCGCCGCCGAGGACGCCGCCGAGCGGATCGGCACCACCCTGGACGCCCACACCACCTGCGCCGAACTCGCCCGCTTCGTCTGCGGTGTGCTGTGCGACGCGGCCGCGGTGGAACTGCTGCCGCAGGAGGCCGTCGACGCGGCGCCGGGCGGGGCCGAGGCGGACGCCGGCCCCGACGGGGCGGAGGTCTCGCCGGCCGCCCTCCACCGGGTCGCCGCCGAGGGCCGCACCCGCCTCCTGGAACCGCGTGGCGCCACCGCCTCCGCCCCGGTGTCGATCCCGCTGCTGGCGCACGGCCGGCTGCACGGCGTCCTGCGCGCCGCCCGCGCCGGCGGCGGCTTCAGCGCGCACGAGACCGCCACCCTCCACCACGCGGCTCGGCTGGCGGCCGTCCACCTCGCCCACGCCCAACGGCACGCCGCCGCCCGGCGCACCGCCCTGGACCTCCAGCGCGCCCTCCTGGCCGAGCCCGGCCGGCCGCACCCCAACCTGGAGCTGGCCACCCGCCATCTGCCGGCCGAGAGCGGCGCCCTGGTCGGCGGCGACTGGTGCGAGACGGTACGGCTGCACTTCGGGCGGACCCTGCTGGTCATGGGCGATGTGATGGGGCACGGCCTGGAGGCCGCCGTCGAGATGAACGCCTACCGCTCCGGCCTGCGCGAGGTCGCCGCCGCGGAGCTGCCGCCCCACCGGGTGCTGCGCCAGCTCGACACCGTGGTGGCCCGCGACGACCGCCGCCGCCCGGCGACCTGCCTGCTGGCCCAGCTCGACCCGGCCCGCGGGATCGCCTCGTTCGCCAGCGCCGGCCACCTCCCGCCGGTCGTCTTCGGCGCCGACGGCACCGCCCGGCTGCTCCCGGTGACCGCCGGACCCCCGCTGGGCACCGGCGCCGGCGGCTACGAACCGGTCACCCGCACCCTCACCCCCGACGACACCCTGCTGATGTTCACCGACGGCCTGGTCGAGCGGCGCGGCGAGGACATCGACGCCTCCCTGGCCAGGCTCGCCCGGATGCGGCTGCCGGCCGGCGCCGGTGTGGCCGAGGCCCTCGACGAGGTACTGCGGCACCTGGGCGGCCGGCCCGCCGAGGACGATGTGGCGGTGCTGGCGGCGCGGATCCGCCGCCGCTGA
- a CDS encoding PP2C family protein-serine/threonine phosphatase, which translates to MRVRRGSSRSGRPWRLSRGLIALPLVLIAAVTALDLNSPTTIHLGPFLVAAPALTAAFAGARSTAAVGALAVAAQILIGHLHGGLTTANHEAQIAALFVLSVLVTVFRYARDRHQRQLSRVRSVAVAAQQVLLWPLPHRIGRLRIESAYISAEAEAEIGGDLYGAVPLPGGARLVIGDVRGKGLAAIGEAAALVGAFRGSAYQNLPLPAAVAHLGNSVFWNQAHAPEEDPEAFITALVMDVHEDGPAIEMINCGHPPPLLLRAGRVRSLEVAEPAVPLGLTAPAEGDYKVESFAFAPGEVLLLYTDGVIETRDRSGTFYPLTDRLTHWNEPDPAALVRRLHDDLLRFADGNLGDDVAMIAITRPPESGPDAPTP; encoded by the coding sequence ATGCGCGTCCGGCGCGGTTCCTCCCGCAGCGGCCGGCCCTGGCGGCTGAGCCGCGGGCTGATCGCCCTTCCGCTCGTGCTGATCGCGGCGGTCACCGCACTGGACCTCAACTCGCCCACCACCATCCACCTGGGCCCGTTCCTGGTGGCCGCCCCGGCGCTGACCGCCGCGTTCGCCGGGGCCCGCAGCACCGCGGCCGTCGGCGCCCTGGCCGTGGCCGCCCAGATCCTCATCGGCCATCTGCACGGCGGGCTGACGACCGCGAACCACGAGGCGCAGATCGCCGCGCTGTTCGTGCTCTCGGTGCTGGTCACGGTCTTCCGTTACGCCCGGGACCGGCACCAGCGGCAGCTGAGCCGGGTGCGGTCGGTGGCGGTGGCGGCCCAGCAGGTGCTGCTGTGGCCGCTGCCGCACCGGATCGGGCGGCTGCGCATCGAGTCGGCGTACATCTCGGCGGAGGCGGAGGCCGAGATCGGCGGCGACCTCTACGGGGCGGTGCCGCTGCCCGGCGGGGCCCGGCTGGTGATCGGGGACGTCCGCGGCAAGGGCCTGGCCGCGATCGGGGAGGCCGCGGCGCTGGTCGGGGCGTTCCGGGGCTCGGCCTACCAGAACCTCCCGCTGCCGGCGGCCGTCGCGCACCTGGGCAACTCGGTGTTCTGGAACCAGGCGCACGCCCCCGAGGAGGACCCGGAGGCCTTCATCACCGCCCTGGTCATGGACGTGCACGAGGACGGCCCGGCCATCGAGATGATCAATTGCGGGCACCCGCCGCCGCTGCTGCTGCGCGCGGGACGGGTCCGGTCGCTGGAGGTCGCCGAGCCGGCGGTGCCGCTGGGGCTGACCGCCCCGGCGGAGGGCGACTACAAGGTCGAGTCCTTCGCCTTCGCACCGGGCGAGGTGCTGCTGCTCTACACCGACGGCGTGATCGAGACCCGGGACCGCTCGGGGACGTTCTATCCGCTGACCGACCGGCTGACGCACTGGAACGAACCGGACCCGGCCGCGCTGGTCCGGCGGCTGCACGACGATCTGCTGCGGTTCGCGGACGGCAACCTGGGCGACGACGTCGCGATGATCGCGATCACCCGGCCGCCGGAGTCCGGCCCGGACGCCCCGACGCCGTAG
- a CDS encoding VWA domain-containing protein: protein MITTTITRRITRRRLAAGVCGLLAAMAMALSPTPASAGEPTKPAAPKVELTLDVSGSMRARDIDGQSRMAAAKQAFNEVLDAVPKDVQLGIRTLGANYPGNDRTVGCTDTKLLYPVGPLDRTEAKTAVATLVPTGWTPIGPALQAAAQDLKGGDGQRRIVLITDGEDTCQPLDPCQVARDIAAQGIHLTVDTLGLLPDAKTRRQLSCIAEATGGTYTSVQHTAQLRDRVHQLVNRTARKTATPVTTQGAAQCDKAPTLKPGLYSDREKFAEHRWYRVDVKPGQELRAAVSIGADRAVDNDYGVLLRASTVHGREIVRGAEAGDGRTDVISTGLRYAKAKGGSSDEAPETVCLQVSNSFSAAPSVKTEPGLPVELAVDVVDGPHDASDVASFGLGRGWWLLAALALAGLVGGLVWGWISRWRITVWRTN from the coding sequence ATGATCACCACGACGATCACCAGACGGATCACCAGAAGAAGGCTGGCGGCCGGGGTGTGCGGGCTGCTCGCCGCGATGGCGATGGCGCTGTCACCCACGCCGGCGTCGGCCGGCGAACCCACGAAGCCGGCCGCCCCCAAGGTGGAGCTGACCCTCGACGTCAGCGGTTCGATGCGGGCCCGGGACATCGACGGGCAGAGCCGGATGGCCGCGGCGAAGCAGGCGTTCAACGAGGTGCTGGACGCCGTGCCGAAGGACGTCCAGCTCGGGATACGGACGCTCGGTGCCAACTACCCCGGCAACGACCGCACGGTCGGCTGCACGGACACCAAGCTGCTCTACCCGGTCGGGCCGCTGGACCGGACCGAGGCCAAGACCGCGGTGGCCACGCTCGTGCCCACCGGCTGGACGCCGATCGGTCCGGCCCTACAGGCCGCCGCCCAGGACCTCAAGGGCGGCGACGGCCAGCGCCGGATCGTCCTGATCACCGACGGCGAGGACACCTGCCAGCCGCTGGACCCCTGCCAGGTGGCCCGGGACATCGCCGCCCAGGGCATCCACCTCACCGTGGACACCCTCGGCCTGCTGCCGGACGCCAAGACCCGCCGTCAGCTGAGCTGTATCGCCGAGGCCACCGGCGGGACGTACACCTCGGTGCAGCACACCGCCCAACTGCGGGACCGGGTGCACCAGTTGGTGAACCGCACGGCCCGGAAGACGGCCACTCCGGTGACGACACAGGGCGCCGCGCAGTGCGACAAGGCGCCGACGCTCAAGCCGGGTCTCTACAGCGACCGGGAGAAGTTCGCCGAGCACCGCTGGTACCGGGTCGACGTCAAGCCGGGCCAGGAGCTGCGCGCCGCGGTGAGTATCGGCGCGGACCGCGCGGTCGACAACGACTACGGGGTGCTGCTGCGGGCCTCGACCGTGCACGGCCGGGAGATCGTCCGCGGCGCGGAGGCCGGTGACGGGCGGACCGACGTCATCTCGACCGGGCTGCGCTACGCCAAGGCCAAGGGCGGTTCCTCGGACGAGGCGCCCGAGACGGTCTGCCTCCAGGTCAGCAACTCCTTCTCCGCGGCGCCCTCGGTCAAGACCGAGCCCGGCCTGCCGGTGGAGCTGGCCGTCGACGTCGTCGACGGGCCGCACGACGCCTCCGACGTGGCCTCCTTCGGCCTCGGCCGGGGCTGGTGGCTGCTGGCCGCCCTGGCGCTCGCCGGTCTGGTGGGCGGCCTGGTCTGGGGCTGGATCTCCCGTTGGCGCATCACCGTCTGGAGGACCAACTGA
- a CDS encoding alpha-hydroxy-acid oxidizing protein: protein MPSTPQHFGDFQQQIYADGLRGELPELPVTFADLEAGAEAVLPAQVWSYVAGGAGDEHTQRANAAAFARWGLMPRMMVDAARRDLSVQLFGRTLPSPLMMAPVGVLGLCTRDGHGDRAAARAAARTGVPMIASTFSADPMEDVAAEFGDTPGFFQLYTPTDRELAESLVRRAEAAGFQGIVVTLDTWTLGWRPRDLALANSPQLRGHCLANYTSDPVFRSRLRKPPEEDPAAAVALYASVFGNPLTWDDLPWLRSLTELPLLLKGLGHPEDVRRARDGGVDGVYCSNHGGRQANGGLPALDALPGVVSAADGLPVLFDSGVRTGTDVVKALALGATAVGVGRPYTYGLALGGTDGVEHVLRSLLAEADLLMAVDGYPTLDSLVPDALVRL from the coding sequence ATGCCGTCCACGCCCCAGCACTTCGGCGACTTCCAGCAACAGATCTACGCCGACGGCCTGCGCGGCGAACTGCCCGAGCTGCCGGTGACCTTCGCCGACCTGGAGGCGGGCGCGGAGGCGGTCCTCCCGGCGCAGGTCTGGTCGTACGTGGCCGGCGGCGCGGGCGACGAGCACACCCAGCGGGCCAACGCCGCCGCCTTCGCACGCTGGGGGCTGATGCCGCGGATGATGGTCGACGCCGCCCGACGGGACCTGTCGGTCCAGCTGTTCGGCCGGACGCTGCCGTCGCCGCTGATGATGGCGCCGGTCGGGGTGCTCGGCCTGTGCACCCGGGACGGACACGGCGATCGGGCCGCCGCACGGGCCGCGGCCCGCACCGGCGTCCCGATGATCGCCTCGACCTTCTCCGCCGACCCGATGGAGGACGTCGCCGCCGAGTTCGGCGACACCCCCGGCTTCTTCCAGCTCTACACCCCGACCGACCGGGAACTCGCCGAGAGCCTGGTCCGCCGCGCCGAGGCGGCCGGCTTCCAGGGCATCGTCGTCACCCTGGACACCTGGACCCTCGGCTGGCGCCCGCGCGACCTCGCGCTGGCCAACTCCCCGCAGCTGCGCGGCCACTGCCTGGCCAACTACACCTCCGACCCGGTTTTCCGCTCCCGCCTCCGCAAGCCGCCGGAGGAGGACCCGGCCGCCGCCGTCGCCCTCTACGCCAGTGTCTTCGGCAACCCGTTGACCTGGGACGACCTGCCCTGGCTGCGGTCGCTGACCGAGCTGCCGCTGCTCCTCAAGGGCCTTGGCCACCCCGAGGACGTCCGCCGGGCCAGGGACGGCGGCGTGGACGGCGTCTACTGCTCCAACCACGGCGGCCGGCAGGCCAACGGCGGCCTGCCCGCGCTGGACGCGCTGCCCGGCGTGGTGTCCGCCGCCGACGGGCTGCCGGTGCTCTTCGACTCCGGGGTGCGCACCGGCACCGACGTGGTCAAGGCGCTCGCCCTCGGCGCCACCGCGGTCGGCGTCGGCCGCCCCTACACCTACGGGCTGGCGCTCGGCGGCACCGACGGCGTGGAGCACGTCCTGCGCTCGCTGCTCGCCGAGGCCGACCTGCTGATGGCCGTCGACGGCTATCCGACCCTGGACTCCCTCGTACCGGACGCCCTGGTGCGCCTCTGA
- a CDS encoding Y4yA family PLP-dependent enzyme — MPSSREPLSLTALFLEPRLDVRPASLLGSGEFLRSLVDALGSPLNVLLPDQIAENAARFRAAYGTHRLGGQVFFAHKANRSSALLRRLAATDTAVDVASLGELQHALGAGFAPDRIMATGPKNREFLWLAARVGAAVNADSAAELDELAALIRAHRLARTRVLLRLSAFDGPGVRVLTRPSRFGTPAGELDALLKTVERHADVLELTGVGYHLDTTSPEEKARALEGCVRAMDVCRSRGLRPRAVDIGGGFGVNYLAHAEEWEHYTSELAAAVLGRRPPLTWRGHGYGLRNDAGTLRGALGLYPAHRPVAGARYLDELLALPAPSFGGCTLATLLLENLYDLYTEPGRALVDQCGLVLARVLEVRRTDSGEPLVRLAMKADDAGLEEHGVLMDPVLLGRDGTRALPGDGPAAGVYLAGSLCLEADLITRRMVFLPRLPRTGELLAFVNTAGYCMDFQTSRAQHQPVARSVAAWQEDGSWRWCLDEQYWPITRPGGEP, encoded by the coding sequence GTGCCATCGTCTCGGGAGCCGCTGTCTCTGACAGCGCTGTTTCTGGAACCGCGCCTGGACGTGCGGCCGGCGTCGCTGCTGGGCTCGGGGGAGTTCCTCCGCTCGCTCGTCGACGCCCTGGGCTCGCCGCTGAACGTACTGCTGCCCGACCAGATCGCCGAGAACGCCGCGCGGTTCCGCGCCGCGTACGGCACCCACCGGCTCGGCGGCCAGGTCTTCTTCGCCCACAAGGCGAACCGCTCCAGCGCCCTGCTGCGCCGGCTCGCGGCGACGGACACGGCCGTCGACGTCGCGTCCCTGGGCGAGCTTCAGCACGCCCTCGGCGCCGGCTTCGCCCCGGACCGGATCATGGCGACCGGGCCGAAGAACCGTGAGTTCCTGTGGCTCGCCGCCCGGGTCGGGGCCGCCGTCAACGCCGACTCCGCGGCCGAACTGGACGAACTGGCGGCCCTGATCCGCGCCCACCGACTCGCCCGCACACGCGTACTGCTGCGGCTGTCCGCCTTCGACGGGCCGGGGGTCAGGGTGCTGACCAGACCCAGCCGCTTCGGCACCCCGGCGGGGGAGCTGGACGCCCTGCTGAAGACCGTCGAGCGGCACGCCGACGTCCTGGAGCTGACCGGCGTCGGCTACCACCTCGACACCACCAGCCCCGAGGAGAAGGCCCGCGCCCTGGAGGGCTGCGTCCGGGCCATGGACGTCTGCCGGAGCCGGGGCCTTCGGCCGCGGGCGGTGGACATCGGCGGCGGCTTCGGCGTCAACTACCTCGCCCACGCGGAGGAGTGGGAGCACTACACCTCCGAACTCGCCGCCGCCGTGCTCGGCCGCCGCCCTCCGCTCACCTGGCGCGGCCACGGCTACGGGCTCCGCAACGACGCCGGCACCCTGCGCGGCGCGCTCGGCCTCTACCCCGCCCACCGTCCCGTCGCCGGCGCCCGCTACCTCGACGAACTCCTGGCGCTGCCCGCCCCTTCGTTCGGCGGCTGCACCCTGGCCACCCTCCTGCTGGAGAACCTCTACGACCTCTACACCGAGCCGGGCCGGGCGCTGGTCGACCAGTGCGGTCTGGTGCTCGCCCGGGTGCTGGAGGTGCGCCGCACGGACAGCGGGGAGCCGCTGGTGCGGCTGGCGATGAAGGCCGACGACGCGGGGCTGGAGGAGCACGGGGTGCTGATGGACCCGGTCCTGCTCGGGCGGGACGGCACCCGAGCCCTGCCGGGCGACGGCCCCGCGGCGGGCGTCTACCTCGCGGGCAGCCTGTGCCTGGAGGCGGACCTGATCACCCGCCGGATGGTGTTCCTGCCCCGGCTGCCCCGCACCGGCGAGCTGCTGGCGTTCGTCAACACCGCCGGCTACTGCATGGACTTCCAGACCAGCCGCGCGCAGCACCAGCCCGTCGCGCGCAGCGTCGCCGCCTGGCAGGAGGACGGTTCCTGGCGCTGGTGCCTCGACGAGCAGTACTGGCCGATCACACGTCCAGGGGGAGAGCCATGA
- a CDS encoding pyridoxal-phosphate dependent enzyme: protein MRYDSITEAIGNTPLVRIDPAVHGLRHIDLYAKLELLNPFGSVKDRAAWNMARPGLAAAAEHGSQVVELSSGNTAKALAVIAGMHGLPFKSVTNRMRIPEIKDLLLLLGADIEELPGQSECLDPTNTEDPLTLFHRELSEPGSSYLHTDQYFNPRNTEAHAAGTGPEIVKDLDGRAPDWFVACVGTAGSSTGVARVLREHDPRVRVVGLVAAKSDFIPGIRTLDEVHEVGLFDPATYDTVESVGSDEAIEGMLTLARRCGILAGPTGGAAYYGTVRHLRSIDEQLTADQENQATREDRSDGADGDTGPRRSAVFIVCDRIESYLSYTKRRRPDLFRLPPRRNDPADLTAAEVAAAPAVDVPDARKWIERDRPLVVDLRSPFAYAALHIEGSINIVDELFDELVRGGLPFSTRQPVLLVCPVGEQSARYAALLTRMGHPDVRSLGGGVIAWRDAGAPLVRD from the coding sequence ATGAGGTACGACAGCATCACCGAGGCCATCGGGAACACCCCGCTGGTGCGGATCGATCCGGCCGTGCACGGTCTGCGCCACATCGACCTGTACGCCAAGCTGGAACTGCTCAACCCCTTCGGTTCGGTGAAGGACCGGGCCGCCTGGAACATGGCCCGGCCGGGCCTGGCGGCCGCCGCGGAGCACGGCAGCCAGGTCGTGGAACTCTCCAGCGGCAACACCGCCAAGGCGCTGGCGGTCATCGCCGGCATGCACGGGCTCCCGTTCAAGAGCGTGACGAACCGGATGCGGATCCCCGAGATCAAGGACCTGCTCCTGCTGCTGGGTGCCGACATCGAGGAACTCCCCGGCCAGAGCGAGTGCCTGGACCCGACCAACACCGAGGACCCGCTCACCCTCTTCCACCGTGAGCTGTCCGAGCCGGGCAGCAGCTACCTCCACACCGACCAGTACTTCAACCCCCGCAACACCGAGGCCCACGCCGCCGGCACCGGCCCGGAGATCGTCAAGGACCTCGACGGGCGGGCCCCGGACTGGTTCGTCGCCTGCGTCGGCACCGCCGGCTCGTCCACCGGCGTGGCCCGGGTGCTGCGCGAGCACGACCCCCGGGTACGGGTGGTCGGACTGGTCGCCGCCAAGTCCGACTTCATCCCCGGCATCCGCACCCTGGACGAGGTCCACGAGGTCGGCCTCTTCGACCCGGCGACCTACGACACGGTGGAGTCGGTCGGCTCCGACGAGGCCATCGAGGGCATGCTGACCCTGGCCCGCCGCTGCGGCATCCTGGCCGGCCCGACCGGAGGCGCCGCGTACTACGGCACGGTGCGACATCTCCGTTCCATAGACGAACAGTTGACGGCAGATCAGGAAAATCAGGCAACTCGGGAGGATCGGTCCGACGGGGCCGACGGTGACACCGGGCCCCGGCGGTCGGCGGTCTTCATCGTCTGCGACCGGATCGAGAGCTACCTCAGCTACACCAAGCGCCGCCGCCCCGACCTGTTCCGTCTGCCGCCCCGCCGGAACGACCCCGCCGACCTGACGGCCGCCGAGGTCGCCGCCGCCCCCGCCGTCGACGTCCCGGACGCCCGGAAGTGGATCGAGCGGGACCGGCCGCTCGTGGTCGACCTGCGCAGCCCGTTCGCGTACGCCGCCCTGCACATCGAGGGGTCGATCAACATCGTGGACGAGCTCTTCGACGAACTGGTCCGGGGCGGGCTGCCGTTCAGCACCCGGCAGCCGGTGCTGCTGGTCTGTCCGGTCGGCGAGCAGTCCGCGCGCTACGCCGCGCTGCTGACCCGGATGGGCCATCCCGACGTCCGCAGCCTCGGCGGAGGCGTCATCGCCTGGCGGGACGCCGGCGCGCCGCTGGTCCGGGACTGA